TGTTGGGTTTCAGCGGCTATAGTTGAATCCGTTTTATTAGCAGTGGCTATGATttctaggaaaaaaaaaacaagacaattttataagtttatgttcatATCTGCCTAGATTTCACCATACCTATCATTTCATCTACCGCCGGACAGGTAGAACGATCCAATAATGTGGGCACATTGCCTCTAATCTTTTCGGTAAACATAAATGTGGGTTGGGAATCAGCAAAAGGTTCTACTCCATTAGCCAATTCACAGCAGGTTATGCCTATCGAATAAATATCCGATTTTTCATTATAACCAATAAGATTCTGTTCCAAAACTTCGGGAGCCAACCAATTTAAACTGCGTATACTGTGGGGAGGTAATTGATGTAGGGCAGTGACACGGCCACCATGAGACATAAAACTAGTACAATCTCTAAAGCCCGTTAAAACAGCTTTCGTTTGATTCAATAATATATGACTGGCTCTAACAGAACGATGTATATAGCCGCGTCTATGTAAATACTCTAGACCCGACAAAACATCACGCATTATCAAAGCAATAAGAATTTCTGGAAAACCTTTAGGAATAGAGAAAAAATcacattaaaaacttttctctaactttttaaaaacactcCTTAGCTCAATAGCTTGCCTGTGGGAAAACAATTTCTAATGGTATCTCGGCAACTGCCAAAACACATCAACGGACTTACTACGCACAAATCAAATTCGGTTACAAATGTTGTATAGAATTTATGCAGATTGGGATGACTAAAGTGTCGCATGGCCAATACTTCATCACGTATATTTTCCGCCTCTTCTTTGGTCGTTCTTTCCAAATGATATCGCTTTAAAGCTACATGCTGATCATTGGGTAAATATTTGGCCATATAAACAGTGCCATTAGAGCATTTAGCCAGTTCCAATTTTATATCATAATCATGTATATTCCAGCCAAACATGTTAAATATTTGGTTGgaatactttatttaataaaaagaaaataatacttgttaaaaaaatagatttttttaactaatttacaaatagacacacaaaaattaaagtcaaagagagaatcaaattgaaaaacaataacaaaatttcatttgaaatgtcaaatttggaaaagcaacaaaaaagagTTGCCGGTAGTTATAGAGATGCCGGACTAACCCATTAACTATCgctacaaataaaaattgttttaattaaacataagtttataaatattaaaatataaaaacagaacCTACTAAAAAGttagcttttattaaaaaaaactatttataactaAAATTCTGTTTTGAAATTCAAGGTATTTAGTTTATTTCCATTGGTCTTTATcccatttttataattttcacatCTGGTTACCTTTTAGCTTAACTCTGGCTACATTTTGCCATCTGGCAGCATTCATAATTAGCttgttgcaaaaatataattttttattagtttatttttataattttgctattttctaataaaatcaaaaggatttcttacaaaaaaatcctaaaaaaatatGGCTGATGCCTGGGATGATATCAAGGCATTGAAAAGCAAACGTAATACGCTCAGAGAAAAATTAGAGAAACGTAAAAAGGAAAGACATGGTATTTTGCAAGCCACCGGTGGAGCCAGCAATTTAGCGGCTTCTTCAAAGGCCGAAGACAACAATGTGGGCCTAGTCAAGAATCCAGATATAGTAAGGAAAACAGAAAATGGTAATTGAATTattcgaaacaaaaaaaaagctaaaCATTATTAAACAACTCATTTTCCTTATTAGAATCTGACACTTTAGTAGAGCAGGCACTGTTGGAAATATTAACTACACCATCTTTAGTATTGCCCATTATATCTACCCAATTGCTAGAGAAAGTTTCACAGATAACAAAATCTCCAGTGTTAGCTGAAAGTGttgattatatattaaataaattggcCAAACAGGGAGCCGTTTGTATCAAACGGGTGACAATTGGTGAGGAAAGTGGCTGTGAGGTTATTTCTTTGGAATCTAAGATATTATTAGATCTTTATAAGAGTTTTATAAATGACAATTTCGATTTAACGGAAgaaattaaacgaaaatataagaaattatgtgagttttttttggtaatttcttAAGAAGATTGAATAGGctctattaattaaaaattttagttgaaGATGGTGATATGCTGGAGGACAATATGAGTAATGATCAAGCGGATGAAAGTGAAGATAGTTCAGATCGCAAAGATATCAATACAAATGCGGATTCAGATGATATTATGGTAGGTTAAGGAAACTGTAAGCAATTCTGTCGGGaaactacaaaatttcttttttaactccCTTTCAGTCTCTTCTCTCCATGCCCTCGACCCGTGAAAAACAAAGCAAACAGGTGGGTGAGGAAATTCTAGAACTCTTAACAAAACCTACAGCCAAAGAGCGTTCTGTAGCGGAAAAGTTTAAATCTCATGGTGGCGCTCAAGTCATGGAGTTTTGTCCTCATGGCACTAAAATCGAATGCCTTAAAGCACAACAGGCCACCGCCGAAATGGAAGCTaagaaaaagaaagaacaaaTCGAAACTCAACACAAACTTAAAACACAAAAGCGTCAAATAGCGACAGATGACAGCAACTCCGAATCCGCCTCCACTGAAGATTTGGCGGTTAAACGCTTAAAACCCAATGAAGAAGGCACAGATAATGATGAAACCACAGAAGAACTAGAAACAAAAGCAAATGATTCGGGCGCCGAAGATGGTGAAATAGTGGCGGACAATACAAAAGACGAAATCACCGTGCCAGATGGTGAGGAGGACACAAACGATGAAAATCTACAACATTTgaataaatgtacaaaattgcattttaaaaaaatcattcaatCGCATACAGACGAGTCTTTGGGTGATTGTAGTTTCCTAAATACATGTTTTCATATGGCCACTTGTAAATATGTCCACTATGAGGTCGACACTCTACCCAACATAAATACGAATAAGCCAACCGATGTCAAAACCAATAGATGTATTAAACGCAGTGTAGATCCTAGTGTAACTTTATATCCACCTCAGTGGATACAATGTGATTTGCGTTTTCTCGATATGACAGTTTTGGGTAAATTTGCCGTGGTTATGGCTGATCCACCATGGGATATTCATATGGAATTGCCTTATGGCACTATGTCAGATGATGAAATGCGACAATTAGGTGTGCCAGCCTTGCAAGATGACGGTTTAATATTTCTTTGGGTTACCGGCAGAGCCATGGAGCTGGGACGTGAATGCTTAATGTTATGGGGGTAGGAATTTAatgcaaattaataaaacaaatgtttgaataatttattatcTTAAATTTCCAGTTATGAACGAGTTGATGAATTAATTTGGGTCAAAACCAATCAATTACAACGTATTATACGCACCGGTCGTACCGGCCATTGGCTTAACCACGGCAAAGAGCATTGTTTGGTAGGCATGAAGGGTAATCCAAAAAATCTCAATCGCGGTTTAGATTGTGATGTTATTGTTGCAGAAGTAAGAGCCACCTCTCATAAACCCGATGAAATTTACGGCATTATAGAACGTCTTAGTCCGGGTTCACGTAAAATCGAATTATTTGGTCGTCCCCATAATGTTCAACCCAATTGGATTACTTTGGGTAATCAATTGGACGGTATACGTCTGGTGGATCCTGAGCTAATAACACAATTTCAAAAACGTTACCCTGATGGAAATTGTATGGCTCCTGCTACGACTAGTGTTACTGCCACTAATCCTACAGCTAAGAAATAGATTGTGTATGAGAATCAAGTAATTTAGTTTACTTTGAAATACAATAAtgaataaagtgtttttttaagagtttttcgtAAAATGCgtgagttttattttattacaaattattagGGAATTAAGGTCTAcggtataaaaagttttgtttttcattgcAACCAAAATTAGATTAGTTCTAATACGGCTCTTGTTCAGTTCTGATACAGTCTTACGTTTCtatgagttctagttgagtttaagtttagttcttgcttagttcttgttcaattctaatATAGTTTAGTGCTTGTTGTTGTAACTgctaaaactatacaaaatCTAGTTGGGAGTTTCTACTTGAATGTCCAGGCctaaaaattgggctactttaactggatgcgtccataaatccattggacgTAGCGAAGTAGGGACggctggacagttgaatatgttGTGTCATGGGGATTCGACATTCGTTGGGGATAGCATGGTCTATACAAGACCAGTGGGTATTGAGTCTGTTGCTTCAACCCGATCGTAGTTGTGCCAGAACTACTTGGATTTTCCGCTTCAGGTTTTCTTCCGTGTCTGATATGGGCGGTGAGCGACCTTCAAGAACAACATTCATGCGGTATCCTGCGACCACAGAATTTATGGCATCTCTATGAATTACGTTCAAAGCTGCCGTATACGAGGACTGGTCCAATGGATCCTGCCCATATCTGCATTTGTTTTCCTCGTATATACGAAAATCCTTCCTGTAATGCATTGGAGGGTCATtcaactgtgtgatgttaaagttggaATGATTTCTCCAATGACTTCCCAGGAACTTCCTAGGAACTGTTTAGTTAACATGATTGCTGcggttcatttctagtttagttattgtCCATTTCGAAttcagttctattctagttgtagttaagttctagttcagttctgtttcagttcatACGAAGATCCTTTCTGACATGCCTCGGGAGAGCATCCAACTTTGTGTTGTTAAAGTTGGTGCGATGACTCTTCCGatgacatcccaggaggaactgtttagtcaaTATGACAGTTCCAGTTCATTACTAGTTTAGTTATTGTCCAGTtcgatttcagtttttttctagttgtagtttagttctagttcagttctgtttcagttcatACGAAGATCCTTCCTGACTGTGTGATGATAATGTTGGGATGACTCCCCCGATGTCAacccaggaggaactgtttagtcaaCATGTTCGATTTCAGTTTTATtctagttgtagtttagttcagttttgtttCAGTTCATACGAAgatccttcctgacatgcctcggggcAGAATCCAACTGtccaggaggaactgtttagtcaaCATGACATTGTGTTCATTTCCTCCTTAGGTTCAGTCctcagttctattctagttgtagttttgttctagtttagttctacttcagttctaaatCAATTCGAgtgtagttctagtttagatctagtgcctttgtagttaagttctagtcCTGTtaaagttcaattctagtttctTTCTATTTCAGTTGTGGTTCAGATCTAGTTTCATTCTAGTCcggttgtagttcagttctagtttcttacttttctagttcagttgtagtttagttctagttacaacttttgttcagttctagttcagtctcttcctagttaaataaataatagttgaataataaataatggcgatataagcaaaaatcctagacaacctctgaaattttgtaaaaacacaagttttttcatgctttgataaataagcaaaaacaacttatttattgcattgtgtattttgtttttcttttgttgtggtatttcgttttgtatgtttggatgtgtGTTGTTTacattgccttgtgtatttttttgtgtgtttttttgtttcttttagcgttgttattgttcattttgttttgctattcCTATAATACTGACATAACAGTGTTGCAGTATTTAGCGTTTATaacattctaaagaaaattgacgTTTAACTAAAGAGTTTTAAGGAACCTTttgataaaattgtttaattataatctttttacattaaattcaaacaaatgttgtctatttttttcagaaatatttgCTTTGTATTTTTTCCCTTTAAATTTCTATACAGTGTAGgtattgttttcatttcttttaatttaaatataataatataatatttcaacTAATGTATacaattacgtttttttttattagagaaatattatatataaggAAATGTTTagtaattgttaataaaacaaaaaaatgtttaaactaaatgtttacaaatagttattattattataattatttgtttggtACTTCAGGGGGGAGTTAAAGATTagtaaaagttaaaagtttaaaacgtAAATATTTTGGTAAGAGTTTTAGGGAGGCCAGGGCAATTTAATTAAGGAAGCTACAATTTATATAcaaagttgtttttcttttaaggttaataatttaaaattcttgttaatttttttttataaatttacttatttaatatataaaaaatatattctgttaTATTAAAGTtagattatattttataaaataaaaacataagagaaaaaaattaacgacattaattttgatattcattttaaatgtatatgattTGATCAACCTCCatttacttaaaattgtttttcttgtttaataataataataaaaaataattgcttaaataacctgataataattacaaaagaaattaaaacatacaatttgtaaaatatttacaaagaaaacaaagaaaataataatagaagACACCACAGATCCAATTGCTGTTGTCTTACGTTTACAATTTATGATGATTATATGAGGAGGACTAAATAGAGGataaatataatatgtatgactaaaatatgtttgtgttttaggttttttttgtcaaattttcttttagatgCATTTAACGTGATGGAGATGTTAGGCCATGGACAGCTTTTAGAACCACAAAACCTAAAACAGTGGCAGCAGCTACACCTAAACTAGCCTTCCACCACAAAGTAGGATCTTCAGTCATAAGGCCAAATTGACGTAAGTGgctaaagtttaaaagaaataaagaaacattaacaaaattagtaaatttatatttttcaattaaaataaaacatttacacaTAACAAAAATTAGTTATAACAAAGAATAAggaaaaaggttttttttttacaaatttaccgCCAGTAGCTGTTTAGTTaagctttttaaagaatatGTTTGTAATAACAATGAActtaatgaaatgtttaataaacaattaaataaaaaaagaaaaaaacttaaaaagtcataaacataataatgaagTGCAGAGTAATTGATGGGGGGCAGCAGCttatgttttgtaaaattttattgctcATTTTGTTGtgtaagttttgtttaattttatacacagaaaataataataacaaaaaaataaaaaaaatgttacattttataaaaatatatttatatatatataggaaaaaaataGAAGACATTgataatattgttattaattaacaatttattgcttttttattaGAAGTAGTTAAATTAAACTTACGCCGATTCCCACAGCTGTACCAACCTGTGCTTGTAAAATAATATCCATGCGGCTTGAAAGCgtctaaaaatttttgtttatttagtttttttatgcaaattttttatgtttggttATATGAATTCCacatattgtttaatttaaaaagacatttttttaccATATACCAGTtatgaagttttattttattttatttttttttttttgaaaaaacaccaccattttataaaaaaaaaatttagtttttttttaagaaacagcgaaacaaaatttgaaaaataaaaaaagaaatttgtattattattggattttatagtattttaatggtttttcaataattttaaacgGAAAAATAAAcgtataattttgaaaaaaagtataaattatttttgtgtaattaataagaaataaacatGGATCACAAATTGAGGATTGAATTGAGTGGAAGATATTGAAAACACATTGGAATAACAATTATGTAACACAATTATTGCCTTAATTTTATGTTCTGAAATAGAAtttcatttaagaaataaaactagaactgaattagaactgaactagaactgaagtagaactgaactagaactgaactagaactgaactagaactgaactagaactgaactagaactgaactagaactgaactagaactgaactagaactgaactagaactgaactagaactgaactagaactgaactagaactgaactagaacttaactagaactgaactagaactgaactagaactgaactacaacggatctagaactgaactagaactgaactacaacggATCTAGAActaatttagaactgaactagaactgaactagaactgaactagaactgaactataactgaactataactgaactagaactgaactagaactgaactagaactgaactagaactgaactagaactgaactagaactgaactagaactgaacttaaactgaactaaaactaaactagaactgaactagaactaaactagaactgaactagaactgaactagaactgaactagaactgaactagaactgaactagaactgaactagaactgaactagaactgaactagaactgaactagaactgaactagaactgaactataactgaactagaattgaactagaactgaactagaactgaacttaaactgaactaaaactgaactagaactgaactagaactaaattagaactgaactagaactgaactagaactgaactagaactgaactagaactgaactagaactgaactagaactgaactaactagaactgaactagaactgaactagaactgaactagaactgaactagaactgaactagaactgaactagaactgaactagaactgaactgaactagaactgaactagaactgaactagaactgaactagaactgaactagaactagaactgaactagaactgaactagaactgaactagaactgaactagaactgaactagaactgaactagaactgaactagaactgaactagaactagaactgaactagaactgaactagaactgaactagaactgaactagaactgaactagaactgaactagaactgaactagaactgaactagaactgaactagaactgaactagaactgaactagaactgaactagaactgaactagaactgaactagaactgaactagaactgaactagaactgaactagaactgaactagaactagaactgaactagaactgaactagaactgaactagaactgaactagaactgaactagaactgaactagaactgaactagaactgaactagaactgaactagaactgaactagaactgaactagaacgaactagaactgaactagaactgaactagaacggaactagaactgaactagaactgaactagaactgaactagaactgaactagaactgaactagaactgaactagaactgaactagaactgaactagaactgaactagaactgaactagaactgaactagaactgaactagaactgaactagaactgaactagaactgaactagaactgaactagaactgaactagaactgaactataactgaactagaattgaactagaactgaactagaactgaacttaaactgaactaaaactgaactagaactgaactagaactaaattagaactgaactagaactgaactagaactgaactagaactgaactagaactgaactagaactgaactagaactgaactagaactgaactagaactgaactagaactgaactagaactgaactagaactgaactagaaatgaactagaactgaactagaaatgaactagaactgaactagaactgaactagaactgaactagaactgaactagaactgaactagaactgaactagaactgaactagaactgaactagaactgaactagaactgaactagaactgaactagaactgaactagaactgaactagaactgaactagaactgaactagaactgaactagaactgaactagaactgaattagaactgaactagaactgaactagaactgaacttgaactgaacttgaactgaactagaactgaactagaactgaactagaaatgaactagaaatgaactagaactgaactagaactgaactagaactgaactagaactcaactagaactcaactagaactcaactagaactcaactagaactgaactagaacagaactagaactgaactagaactgaactagaaatgaactagaactgaactagagctatctatctgtctatttatctatccatctatctatctatctatctatctatctatctatctatctatctatcaatctatctatctatctatctatctatctatctatctatctatctatctatctattctcaaaatatctaaaaaatcgaTTCAGATAACGATACAgtataaaataatcaatatgtaatattgttcatttaatttttgaaaattgtattttatttccaGAAGTAACAGTTCACGAATATTCTTGAGCAAATATGAAAATATCTGCAATGAACAATGTTTAGAGATTGAATTTACTTTTACGATTAAATCATTAAAGAAAGAATTCTCTAccaaaaaaccaaatattttggaaaaagctatttttttgcaatatgtaTCTAACTAagatgttttaaattgttttttttttttctgttaagataaaatataatataaattggcaacaaaaaagatatttttgctAAGGTCATCATAACCGACGTTATCTATTTATAACAATGTCATCATAAATGCTTTTATAACACTATTAAGTGCAAGCGTAcctaaaaatataaactgatAGAGGCATGATATTTAATctctaaatatttctataaaacctACAAAATTAAGCGTATAATTAACGATTTGTTATcccttttttttctaaaattttagttattaattACTAAAAGCAACTAGCCTTTACTTTGGAAAAGATTAGTATAGCCgctaaatttcaaaaacaaacaaaataacattaaacGTAGCCTCCAGACAAATAAGAATGGAATTAATTTgaggaaaaacaacaaaacaggaCAATATGAATAGTTTGAACAAGATGccaataaaaaaaggaattgagtgtcaaaaaagaaaaaaaaactattaaaaaagaaaaatacttacGGAAAAGCCGCCATGGTAGCCAATTTAACATACAATTCTTTTTTATCACTTTTCAAGCTAAACAGATGAGGTGGTAACAGCTTGTATTTATCGCAGAATTCAGCAGGCTGCAGCAGATAATCCTGACGACGCTCATCCATATCCGATTTAGTGCCAACAATCATGACGGGAATTTTACTCTCGGCATAGTATTTAATGTAAATGCGTGCAATATATTCAAAAGAACGAGGATTGGAAGAATCATAAACCAAACAGGCAACATCACAATTAATCTCTTGGGGTTGTAGAGGATCTAAAGCGTGTTTAACATCAATATCACGTAAAATTAAGTGTTTCTCTTGGCCATAGACCTTagaaaagggaaattttagaaaattattattacaaatattaaggaattttCCTCCCTATCCGTCTTACATACCTGGACTGTATTGCAGCAGTGtataacatttgttttaaactcTTTGCCTATTAAAGATTTCATATCATCCTTGAGAAGAAAACCACGACAAAGACCAGTTTTTCCCGAACCCTTAGGTCCTATAACATGACACATATACACAGAACGACTGCTCTGACGTTTGGCCAAATCTATGCGTCGCTCTCTTGTCACATGTATTGCTGCCAATTGTGTATCATTTTCATGAACATTAAAACCCAAATAAGCCAGATATTCCATAGTCTTGTAAACATCTGTAAGAGTCATTAAAGTCCAACGACACAGCCAACCATTTAAATTAACCCAACCCTGCTCATTGACAGGACACGATTTACGTATATCCGTAGAATAAGACCATGGCGGTGTAGGACATGtactaaataacattttatgctCCTCGGGTGATAGAGCACCATCAGCATCCTTGTCATAACGCTCaaataaagcaattaaaaacTGTTGGCCACGATGTGATAATTCTGTACTACTTCCTGGTGGTATTTTCAAATTGGGTCTTAAATAATCTTTACACATTTCCAGCTGTTCATTATAACCAAAACGTCTTAATACCGCCCAAGTGGTTTCATTACGGCCTCGCTGTATAAACAAACAGTGAAGGAATAGGAAACCTTTTAATGTTACCGAATCATTGTAAATGCCATCGGCTACATTTTTCTGTATAACCGATTTGACTTCATCGAGTATTTGTGGCTGCAAGGGTGTGTTGAAACAACGTCTTTGGAAAAGATTTAGCTCGTAGTCGTTGAGAAGATTATCACCATCAATgtcacaaattttaaaaatacgcaccagagattttttacaagccGGAGTTAgctaaagataaataaaatagttttattaaatttttggtttaaattaaaagtttttcataaaaaaaatgttgcgataaactagaacaaaacaaaaatattgtcaaCAGTAACACCCTCTTCTCCGCTGACTCAATCTACTTCATACATGTTGAAAATTGTGTCAAATtgcatactttttttaaagctatTGTGAAACTACTTACATCTTGTTCTTCCATAATATAGAGGGGGGATGTTGGATGTAATACTGCCTTTTGTGCGTAATAAAACATTTCGGATATATTGTGTAAAGTTTTGGCCGAACATTCTACACAACTTTCAACCTCAGGAAAATCCTCCATAATGCAAAGAACACtctacaa
The window above is part of the Lucilia cuprina isolate Lc7/37 chromosome 6, ASM2204524v1, whole genome shotgun sequence genome. Proteins encoded here:
- the LOC111684902 gene encoding N6-adenosine-methyltransferase MT-A70-like protein, which gives rise to MADAWDDIKALKSKRNTLREKLEKRKKERHGILQATGGASNLAASSKAEDNNVGLVKNPDIVRKTENESDTLVEQALLEILTTPSLVLPIISTQLLEKVSQITKSPVLAESVDYILNKLAKQGAVCIKRVTIGEESGCEVISLESKILLDLYKSFINDNFDLTEEIKRKYKKLFEDGDMLEDNMSNDQADESEDSSDRKDINTNADSDDIMSLLSMPSTREKQSKQVGEEILELLTKPTAKERSVAEKFKSHGGAQVMEFCPHGTKIECLKAQQATAEMEAKKKKEQIETQHKLKTQKRQIATDDSNSESASTEDLAVKRLKPNEEGTDNDETTEELETKANDSGAEDGEIVADNTKDEITVPDGEEDTNDENLQHLNKCTKLHFKKIIQSHTDESLGDCSFLNTCFHMATCKYVHYEVDTLPNINTNKPTDVKTNRCIKRSVDPSVTLYPPQWIQCDLRFLDMTVLGKFAVVMADPPWDIHMELPYGTMSDDEMRQLGVPALQDDGLIFLWVTGRAMELGRECLMLWGYERVDELIWVKTNQLQRIIRTGRTGHWLNHGKEHCLVGMKGNPKNLNRGLDCDVIVAEVRATSHKPDEIYGIIERLSPGSRKIELFGRPHNVQPNWITLGNQLDGIRLVDPELITQFQKRYPDGNCMAPATTSVTATNPTAKK
- the LOC111684907 gene encoding putative serine/threonine-protein kinase STE20-like gives rise to the protein MFGWNIHDYDIKLELAKCSNGTVYMAKYLPNDQHVALKRYHLERTTKEEAENIRDEVLAMRHFSHPNLHKFYTTFVTEFDLCVVSPLMCFGSCRDTIRNCFPTGFPEILIALIMRDVLSGLEYLHRRGYIHRSVRASHILLNQTKAVLTGFRDCTSFMSHGGRVTALHQLPPHSIRSLNWLAPEVLEQNLIGYNEKSDIYSIGITCCELANGVEPFADSQPTFMFTEKIRGNVPTLLDRSTCPAVDEMIEIIATANKTDSTIAAETQQIYLQRMFSDEFHQFTEICMEKKPSNRWSALKLLSHSFFKQCRHNSILDVTQRFGMQLSDYDQLRDESLQLNEELNDLNLNDSNNWQWEF